The Miscanthus floridulus cultivar M001 chromosome 7, ASM1932011v1, whole genome shotgun sequence genome includes a region encoding these proteins:
- the LOC136468128 gene encoding uncharacterized protein, with the protein MRFQLKRGTHGAASIPSPFASLPRNLTEERVHSRSLEMAGEEERKRVLVVGGSGYLGQHLLAASSAADRLDVAFTHHSPAPPQPLLDALPSVRAFRADLRSGDGLEAISASFGQPHVVVNCAAMSVPRACEMDPPAAMATNVPSSLVNWLLSFGNDDSLLIHLSTDQVYEGVKSFYKEEDETVPVNMYGKSKVAAEKLIVEKCSNYAILRSSIIYGPQTISPVAKSLPVQWMDGVLSQGQQVEFFNDEFRCPVYVKDMVDVILSLTKTWLSDGKKVQVLLNVGGPDRVSRLQMAESVAVVRGYNPSIIKSVSALSVNRGVGSPPDISMDITKLTQILGIKPISFQDGVRSTLDAEAST; encoded by the exons ATGAGATTTCAACTGAAGCGTGGGACCCACGGCGCCGCTTCAATCCCGAGCCCCTTTGCTTCCCTCCCTCGCAATCTCACGGAGGAGCGAGTTCACAGCAGATCTCTCGAGATGGcgggggaggaggagaggaagcggGTGCTGGTGGTGGGCGGCAGCGGCTACCTGGGCCAGCACCTCCTCGCGGCGTCCTCCGCCGCCGACCGCCTCGACGTCGCTTTCACCCACCACAGCCCCGCCCCGCCGCAGCCGCTCCTCGACGCGCTCCCCTCCGTCCGCGCCTTCCGCGCCGACCTCCGCTCCGGAGACGGCCTCGAGGCGATCTCCGCGTCCTTCGGCCAG CCACACGTAGTTGTCAACTGTGCTGCGATGTCAGTTCCTCGGGCATGTGAAATGGATCCACCTGCTGCTATGGCTACCAATGTGCCTTCTTCACTTGTGAATTGGTTGCTGAGTTTTGGGAATGACGACTCACTTTTGATTCATCTGTCAACTGATCAAG TTTATGAGGGGGTGAAATCCTTCTACAAAGAAGAGGACGAGACAGTGCCGGTGAACATGTATGGAAAATCTAAAGTTGCTGCAGAGAAACTCATTGTTGAGAAATGCTCAAACTATGCGATCTTGAGAAGCAGCATTATCTATGGGCCACAAACAATCTCTCCTGTGGCAAAATCCCTTCCCGTTCAG TGGATGGATGGTGTTCTTTCACAAGGCCAGCAGGTTGAGTTCTTCAATGATGAATTCCGGTGCCCTGTCTATGTCAAAGATATGGTGGACGTAATTTTGTCATTGACAAAAACTTGGTTATCAG ATGGCAAAAAAGTCCAGGTCCTCCTGAATGTTGGTGGTCCAGATAGGGTATCAAGACTGCAGATGGCTGAGTCTGTTGCTGTTGTTCGTGGATATAACCCCAGTATAATCAAATCTGTGTCTGCATTATCG GTTAATCGAGGGGTAGGTTCTCCACCAGACATATCCATGGACATCACCAAGCTAACCCAGATTCTTGGTATCAAGCCAATCTCATTTCAAGATGGAGTCAGAAGTACACTTGATGCAGAAGCCAGTACATGA
- the LOC136468126 gene encoding uncharacterized protein: MESWATWVGTSVTSAFFASLERCSCINLSTDDDDDRDHEEAKDRPLILAAAPRHDDVVNPDPDSSLPVVAAAAKDQVQGDQKQEQPPCRPYESNRSIPCFY, encoded by the coding sequence ATGGAGAGCTGGGCGACCTGGGTGGGGACCAGCGTCACCTCCGCCTTCTTCGCCTCCCTCGAGCGCTGCTCCTGCATCAACCTCtccaccgacgacgacgacgaccgcgACCACGAGGAGGCCAAGGACCGTCCCCTCATCCTCGCCGCCGCACCCCGCCACGACGACGTCGTCAATCCCGATCCGGACTCCTCCCTccccgtcgtcgccgccgccgccaaggaccAGGTCCAGGGCGACCAGAAGCAAGAGCAGCCGCCCTGCCGCCCGTATGAATCCAACCGATCCATCCCTTGCTTCTACTAG